Proteins encoded together in one Salvelinus namaycush isolate Seneca chromosome 26, SaNama_1.0, whole genome shotgun sequence window:
- the LOC120021345 gene encoding 4F2 cell-surface antigen heavy chain-like, giving the protein MSKDTEVDMKDVELNDMDQEKQPMTGGAANGDAGSPTCTEKNGSVKVKIPEETETKFTGLSKEELLRVAGTPGWVRTRWALLILFWLGWLGMLAGAVAIIVQAPRCKEIPAMNWWNYGPLYQIGNVQAFSESQNLKGVEDKIDHLSQLRVKGLVIGPIHVAPLDNLVSLNFEEISSDAGNLEQFKGLITAAHKKSINVILDLTPYYLGSGPWFTNVSVTNVAERLKSALVFWLNQGVDGIQLSGVERVASVVPSLWADIRAIVQNGTEGKRRILIGVTEKTSAVGVSELLNSTGVDLLLSGALRSKSMTATDRAQTVQQLLSSHNQTQLAWNIGDRTEGHLATLVGPDMVNFNQMLLLTLPGTPVFNYGDEIALADVDTKSPTMLWDPLEDETNGTAKEEKEQRLSCRSFFKTLSELRGKERSLQHGDYIPLFNSTSALAYLRQWDQSGRYVAAFNWGSDAVTLQLSHPDLPARAVVQMSTDKVNLVPDSTVALSELELGPGQAVLLQFPYIA; this is encoded by the exons ATGAGTAAGGACACAGAGGTTGACATGAAGGATGTGGAGCTCAATGATATGGACCAGGAGAAGCAGCCGATGACGGGCGGGGCAGCGAACGGGGATGCTGGTTCTCCCACCTGCACGGAGAAGAACGGCAGCGTTAAAGTGAAAATCCCCGAGGAGACGGAGACTAAATTTACCGGTTTATCCAAAGAAGAACTCCTCAGGGTCGCTGGAACACCAGG GTGGGTCCGGACAAGATGGGCCCTTCTGATTCTGttctggctgggctggctggggaTGCTGGCTGGAGCTGTGGCCATCATTGTTCAAGCACCTCGCTGCAAAGAAATTCCTGCCATGAACTGGTGGAATTATGGACCTCTGTACCAAATTGGAAATGTGCAAGCTTTCAGCGAGTCCCAGAATCTAAAGG GTGTGGAGGACAAGATTGACCATCTGAGCCAGCTGAGGGTTAAAGGTCTGGTCATTGGGCCCATCCATGTTGCCCCCTTAGACAACCTTGTGAGCCTGAACTTTGAGGAGATCTCCTCTGACGCTGGCAATCTGGAACAGTTCAAAGGCCTCATTACAGCTGCACACAAGAAGA GCATCAATGTGATCCTGGATCTGACTCCCTACTATCTGGGAAGTGGACCATGGTTCACTAACGTTAGTGTCACAAACGTTGCTGAGAGACTCAAG TCTGCCCTGGTTTTCTGGCTGAACCAAGGTGTGGATGGGATCCAGCTGTCTGGTGTAGAGCGTGTGGCCAGCGTAGTTCCGTCGCTTTGGGCTGACATTCGAGCCATTGTCCAGAATGGGACtgagggaaagagaag GATTCTGATTGGCGTGACTGAGAAGACCTCTGCTGTTGGCGTCTCTGAACTGCTTAACTCCACTGGGGTGGACCTACTCCTATCCGGGGCCCTCAGGTCTAAGAGCATGACCGCTACGGATCGTGCGCAGACTGTCCAGCAGCTGCTCTCTTCTCACAACCAGACCCAGCTGGCCTGGAACATTGGGGACAGGACGGAGGGTCACCTGGCCACACTGGTGGGCCCAGACATGGTGAACTTCAACCAGATGCTCCTGCTCACACTGCCCGGAACCCCAGTGTTCAACTATGGGGATGAGATTGCCCTGGCTGATGTG GATACAAAGTCCCCTACGATGCTGTGGGATCCACTCGAAGATGAGACAAATGGAACTGCTAAG GAGGAGAAAGAACAGAGGCTCTCCTGCCGTTCCTTCTTCAAGACTCTGAGTGAACTGCGTGGAAAAGAGCGTTCCCTGCAGCATGGGGACTACATTCCCCTCTTCAATTCCACCTCTGCCCTTGCTTACCTTCGCCAGTGGGACCAGAGTGGGCGCTATGTCGCTGCCTTCAACTGGGGCAGCGATGCAGTGACCCTTCAGCTGTCCCACCCTGACCTGCCTGCTCGGGCTGTGGTCCAGATGAGCACAGACAAGGTCAACCTGGTCCCCGACAGTACTGTTGCACTCTCTGAGTTGGAGCTAGGCCCAGGCCAGGCTGTCCTGCTACAGTTCCCCTACATAGCCTAG
- the LOC120021390 gene encoding calmodulin-1 isoform X1: MADQLTEEQIAEFKEAFSLFDKDGDGTITTKELGTVMRSLGQNPTEAELQDMINEVDADGNGTIDFPEFLTMMARKMKDTDSEEEIREAFRVFDKDGNGYISAAELRHVMTNLGEKLTDEEVDEMIREADIDGDGQVNYEEFVQMMTAK, from the exons ATG GCAGATCAACTGACAGAGGAACAAATTGCTG AGTTCAAAGAAGCCTTCTCGCTGTTCGATAAAGATGGAGATGGCACCATCACCACCAAAGAGCTGGGCACAGTGATGCGCTCGCTGGGACAGAACCCCACAGAGGCCGAGCTGCAGGACATGATAAATGAGGTGGATGCTGATG GAAATGGAACCATTGACTTCCCTGAGTTCCTGACCATGATGGCGAGGAAGATGAAGGACACTGACAGTGAGGAGGAAATCAGAGAAGCTTTCAGAGTCTTTGACAAG GACGGTAACGGCTATATCAGTGCTGCAGAGCTGCGTCACGTTATGACAAACCTCGGTGAGAAACTGACAGATGAGGAGGTGGATGAGATGATCCGGGAGGCTGATATCGATGGAGATGGACAGGTCAACTACGAAG AATTTGTGCAGATGATGACGGCAAAATAA
- the LOC120021390 gene encoding calmodulin-1 isoform X2 produces the protein MRSLGQNPTEAELQDMINEVDADGNGTIDFPEFLTMMARKMKDTDSEEEIREAFRVFDKDGNGYISAAELRHVMTNLGEKLTDEEVDEMIREADIDGDGQVNYEEFVQMMTAK, from the exons ATGCGCTCGCTGGGACAGAACCCCACAGAGGCCGAGCTGCAGGACATGATAAATGAGGTGGATGCTGATG GAAATGGAACCATTGACTTCCCTGAGTTCCTGACCATGATGGCGAGGAAGATGAAGGACACTGACAGTGAGGAGGAAATCAGAGAAGCTTTCAGAGTCTTTGACAAG GACGGTAACGGCTATATCAGTGCTGCAGAGCTGCGTCACGTTATGACAAACCTCGGTGAGAAACTGACAGATGAGGAGGTGGATGAGATGATCCGGGAGGCTGATATCGATGGAGATGGACAGGTCAACTACGAAG AATTTGTGCAGATGATGACGGCAAAATAA